Genomic segment of Nonomuraea helvata:
GCGCGCGCCCTTGTCGGTGTGCTGCCAGGTGTTGACCAGCATGATCCCGCCCACCGCGAAGCCGCGTAGGGCGTCGAGCTCACGGATGCGTGTCAGAGGAACCAGGTGAACCACCATACGAGGAATCCGGCGCCGATGACGGCCGCCGCGATCTGCGGCCACCGGCGGTGGCGAAGGAGCGCCGCGGCGGTCAGCACGACCGAGGCGGCGGCGATCCAGGTGCAGGTGACGACCGTGCCGGGTACGCCGACGGCCAGCGCGGTCTCGTTCCTGCCGGCCAGGGCGTAGACGGACTGGCCGACCAGCCCGGCGAACGCCACGCCGGACAGCCCGCCGAAGGCCCCCAGCGCCCGGCCCTTGAGCGCGTTCGCGACCAGCTGGATCAGGGAGACGATCGCGAACAGGGCGAAGGGCGCGGCCAGCCACGGGGAGTTCGAGATCCGGTACGGGGCCGCGGTCACGTGCAGGTCGCCCGGACGCACGGCGGCGTCGGCGACGTCGTCGTCCCGGCAGGGGGAGGCCGTGTGCTGCGCCGGGTCGTTCATGAACTCGAGGATCTTGCGCCGGGCGCAGGCGCTGGTCAGGAAGACGGCGTGGGCGGCGCCGGGGAACTCCTCGAAGCGGGCGCCGGGGAGGGCTTCCGCGGCGGGCTTGCTGGTCCTGGTCGGGGTGGTCGGGTCGTACTGCCCGCCCACCACGTACACCGGGGCCTTGGTGGTGGCGTTGACGGGCTGGGCCTTGGGGAGCTGCCAGGCATCACACACCGCCTTGTCCGCATTTACGGTGAAAAGTCGGGACTTAGGGGTGTATGTGTTGAACGGGACCTCGTCCTGGCACTGCACCGCGTGATACAGCCCGAACTCGTGCGACACCAGCCCCCCGCCGACGGCGTCGGCCAGCGGCCGCAGCAGCTCGTCGTGGCCCTCGGCGAGCGCGCCGACCATCGCGGGCGCGACCGCTGCCACGTCCGCCTCGTGCAGCGCCTCGGCCATGATCGTGGCCAGGTCGTCGCCGCTGATCCGCGCCTGGAACGCCCTGCCGAGGATCGGGTCGTTGGTGGTCACCTGGGCGGGTGCCGCGTTCAGCCGGGCGGTCGCGGCGTCGAACGCGTCCTTCATGCCGAGCCGGGCGGCCGTGTCCGCGAGGTTCCCGGCGGCGTCGTCGTACCAGTTGACGCTCTCCGGCAGGTACGAGTCCAGCACCACCGACCGCACCCCTCGGGGGTCGGCGGCGGCCACGTCCACCATGACCCTGGTGGAATAGCTGACGCCGAACAGGTTCCAGGACTCGTAGCCGAGCTTCTGACGTAACGCGACGACGTCGGCCGCGATCTCCTTGGTGTTGTATCCCCGCAGGTCGATGCCCTGCTCCTGCAGCCTCGCCCGGCACTGTCCGGCGGCCGCCGCGACGTCGGCGGGCGGCCGCCTGAGCTGCCCGAGCAGCGCCTCGGCCGTCTCGGGGCAGCCCAGGACCGGCTGGGAGTACTTGCTGCCGCGCTGCTCGACCGCCACCACGTCGCGGTCGGGGAACATCTGGCTTAGGAACCCGGTGAGCTGCATGGACGCCGACGCCGGGCCGCCGCTCATGTACACGACGGGGTCAGGTCTGCGGTTCCTGGCGGTCGAGGTGTGGACCGCGTACCCCACCTTGATCGTCCGGCCGGGCGCGTCCCTGCGCTCCGGTACCTCCAGGAAACCGCAGGCCGTCCGCGCGGGGACGGCGACCGGGCACGCGGACGCGCCGGCGGCGCTCGGGGTCATGACGGGGGGCACGGTCAGGGCAAGGGCGAGCACGACCCGGGTGATCATGGGATGAGACTAATAGTGTGGCGTTGTGACCGGACCACTTGTTGCCAGGATGCGCGCCTTCGGCACGACGATTTTCGCGGAGATGAGCGCGCTCGCCCTCGAGACCGGATCGATCAACCTCGGTCAGGGCTTCCCCGACACCGACGGGCCCGCGGCGATGCTCGACCGCGCGGTCCAGGCGATCAACTCGGGCGCGAACCAGTACCCGCCGGGTCCGGGCACGCCGGAGCTGCGCCGGGCCGTCTCGGAGCACCGCGCCGCCCACTACGGCCTCTCCTACGATCCGGCTGGCGAGATCCTGATCACGGTGGGGGCCACGGAGGCCATCGCGGCGGCCGTGCTCGCCCTGTGCGAGCCGGGGGACGAGGTGATCGCCTTCGAGCCGTACTACGACTCCTACGCGGCGTCGATCGCGCTCGCCCAGGCGCGGCTGGTGGCGGTGACGATGCGGCCGGTGGAGGGCCGCTTCACGTTCGACCCGGACGAGCTGCGTGCCGCGGTCACCCCCCGCACCCGCGCGATTCTCGTCAACTCGCCGCACAACCCCACGGGGACCGTGTTCACCCGCGCCGAGCTGGAGGTCATCGCCACGCTCTGCCAGGAACGCGACCTGGTCGCGGTGACGGACGAGGTGTACGAGCACCTGACGTTCGACGGGGTCGAGCACATCCCGCTGGCCACGCTGCCCGGCATGCGCGAGCGCACGGTGATGATCTCCTCCGCGGGCAAGACGTTCTCGGTCACCGGCTGGAAGACCGGCTGGGTGTGCGCCCCTCCCGCCCTGGTCACGGCGGTGCAGACGGTCAAGCAGTTCCTCACGTTCACGGCGAGCGCGCCGTGGCAGCTGGCGGTGGCGTACGGGCTGCGGAACGAGCTGGAGTGGGTCACCGCCCTGCGCGCGGGGCTCCAGGACAAGCGCGACCGCCTCATGGAGGGCCTCGCGGCCGCCGGTTTCTCCGTCCTGCGGCCTTCCGGCACGTATTTCGTCCAGACGGACATCCGCCCCTTGGGCTTCTCGGACGGCCTCGAGCTCACGCGCCGCCTCCCCGAGCTCGCCGGGGTGGTGGCCATCCCGACCCAGGTCTTCTACGACCACGCCGAACGCGGCCGCCACTTCGTCCGGTTCGCCTTCTGCAAGAAGGACGAGGTCATCGACGAGGCGGTGACCCGGCTCAAGCACCTCTCGGCCTGACCTCTATGTCAATGGGCGCAGGCCGTCGAAGACGATGGCGAGCGTCCTGGTACGCAGGGTATGAACCGGATCCGGCGGAGTCTTATCGCTCAAGCCTTCTACCTCATGGTGCAAACTTTAGGTAGTGTGGCGGTCACATATCGTGAGTTCTGAGGCGGGGGTGGGCGGAGTGCAGCTTGTGCGGCGCACGCATCGATACCGCTTGCGGGCAGGGAGCGGTGCGTGAGCACACTGACCGCGACCGCTCCCTGTACCGCGCATGGCGCGATAGTGGAAAAGACCGGCGAGATCGTCCCTCGGCTGTTGCTGGCGCAGCGGGTGGCGTGGCTGGCCGATCTGGCGCGGGATCTGACCGCCCGCCTCCTCGCAGAGCGGTGGACTGCGGCTGATCTGGACGCGCTGGCCTCCGGAGTCGGTGGGGACGGGCGGGCGTTGCCGTCCAAGGGCTGGATGGCGATCCGGCGGCTGGGCTGGGCCGTGGCCCCGCCCACGGGCGTGCATGTGTGCGATCGCGTGCTGCGCTGCGCACAAGAGCAGGCCGCCCGCGCGTTGCGTCTGGTGCTGCATCGCCGCTGCCTGGTGGCGGCGATCATCCAGACCTGGCCAGCCGATCCGCGCAAGCGGGCCATCGCCGAATGGGAGGCGCTGCGGACGCTGCTCCCGGACGGGGTGACGGCGGTGGAGATCCGTAACCGCACGCGGCAAGGTGCGCGCCCACCTGGCCGAGTATGGCGCGTTACCGGCAGATCTGACCGACCTGGAGCAGCCGCCGACGGTTGCGGCGCAGATCGTGCTGGCCGCGGCGGACAAGCAACTGGTCGTCGGCGAGCGCACCGGCGAGCGCAACGCCCGTCTTCGGGTCCGGCTCCCCCTGACCGACGCTCCCACCTCCGGCAGGGAATGGGCCTGGCACGTGCTGCCGCTCACCCTGCCCCCCCACCGTTCCTGCGGACGCGAAGCTGTGCACCCCCACGCTGCGCGTCACCAAGGGCCGGGTGCGCGTCGATCTGCCGTTCCAAACCCCGATCGCGATCGCGCCCGCCACCGGCCACGTGCTCGCATGCGGGTTCGACTGGGGCCTCAACACACTTTTGACCGGCGCGACAGGACGCCTGAGCGGCGGCCGGGTCACCTCCGACGGACGGCCGCTGACCTACGACGCAACCGGCGTCTCGGCCAAACTGCACCGGCTGCGGCACCTGCGTGAGCACCTGGCCGCCAAACGTGAGCGTCTGCAACGGCTGCTGGCCGGCCTCACGCCCGCCGACCTGCGCCACGCCACCCTGAGTCGGGCTTGTGAGGTCCTCGAGGTCGAGCACGAACGCGTGTGCACACGCATCCGCAACCTGAACCACGCGCTGGCCTGGTCGGCCGCCCGCTGGGCGGTCGACCAGGCGCTCACCGCCGGGGCGACGGTCATCTACCTGGAGGACCTGGCCACCCTGGAAGCACGCGGACGCCGCGGACGGGCCAACGCCCGCCTGTCCGGGCAGGTACGCGGGCAGGTCGCCGAGGCGATCCGGCACCTGGCCGCCAAGCACACCGTCACGGTGGTCACCGTCCCGGCCCGCGGCATCTCCAAGTACTGCCCCCGCTGCGGAGAAGGCACCTCGCCCCTGAAACATTCCCCGGCCCCCGACCGGCTCGCCGAGCAGGGCTGGACGTGGGCGTCCTGCCCCAGCCTGCGGGCTGTCGTGCGACCGGGACCGGGCGGCGGCCGAGCGGATCCTCGCCCGCGGCCTGCTCGGCCAGCACGCCACCCGCACCCACCGCACCACCGGCGAACGCACCATCGCCACGGTGGTGGAGGGCAACGTCGCCCGCGCCCGCCGGCCCCGAAAGGCCACGCGGGCGGCGCGGCGCGCCCGCCGCACCCGGACCGACCTGCACCCCCGACCGGCGGCACGGGACAGATCCAAGAACCGCCCCACCCCGAAACGGCCCGCACGCACCGCCACCAACGCAGCAACGACCAACGCAGTTAAGAACGATGCGATGACCTCCAGCCGTGTGCCCGACCGGCGCACGGTGCCCGCCCCACCACCGCCCGGTGATGGACAGCGTCCGGCGGGCCATGCACCCCAGCCGGTACGGCACCAGCCGTCCCGAACAGGGCATGTCAGGAATTCTCACCACCGGACCGGCTTCCACCACGCCCACGCCACCCCTGTGTTAGCTCTCACCGAGCACAGGGGTGGCATGGGCCGGGTCACGCCTGTCCGAGTTGCCTGATTCCTTCAGGGAACTTATAGAGAATTCAAGACGCTGGACGAGATCTCCCGCGTCGACGTCGGCCCGATGGACGGGTCGTTCTTCCATCTCGTGCCGCGCTGAGCATACGGACGAGTACTGCCGATAAATCGTGGTATGTCTGGCTGGGTGAAGCGCCGGCATGTCGCGATGGCCCTGCTGCTCGGACTCGCCGCGGCCTGCCAGGCCCCGGCGCGTGACCATGGGTCCCAGCCGCCCGCCGTACCGGCCACCACACAGGCCGTCCCCACGCCCGCGACGGGGGAGAGCCCCGACGTCCCGGCCGCGGCGCCCGGCGGCTGGCGTTACGCCTACGTCGGCGCGGAGCCCGGCGGCGAGCTCTGGGACGTCGTCGCCACCGGCCCCCACGACGCGTGGGCGGTCGGGGTACGGGACAGCAAGGCGTTCCTGCTCGGCTACGACGGCAGCACCTGGCGGCCGGCCCCGCTGCCCGACGGTCTCGGCGACATCGAGGTGATCGGGGATCTCCGCCTCGGCGCGTCGGGTCCAGGCGGCCTGTGGCTGTTCCGGTCGGACGATAACGACACGCGCGTGTTCCGCCGGGACGGCACGGGCTGGCGCCGGCTGCCGCCGTACCGGTGGCACGTCAGCGACGCGCAGGTGTTCTCGCCCGACGACGTCTGGGTCATCGCCGAGGAGCGCAGGGTGGGCCACTGGGACGGCGCGCGCTGGCGAACCGTCATGCTCCCCGCCCAGGCCAGCGCCCTGGACGCCGCCGCGCCCGACGACATGTGGGCGGTCGGCCACCGGACATCGAGCACGACACCGGGCCCGCTCACCCAGCCGGCCGCCATGCACTGGAACGGCCGCGCCTGGCGCCTGGTCCCCACCCCCGCCTACCGCTTCCCCGACCCCGCGCCGCCCGAGGAGGACGCCTTCCTCACCGACGTCGTGGCCCTGTCGGCGAAGGAGGCGTGGGCGGTGGGCGAGCACACGTTCAACCATGGGGAGGGCGGCCCCGACCCCGCCGACCCGCCGCCGATCGTGCTGCGCTGGAACGGCTCCACCTGGAACCGCCACCCGGTGACCACCCCGCCGATCTGCTGCCCGAAACTCGCCCAGGACGGCTCCGGCGGCGTCCTGCTCGGCTCGAGCGGCCCGGGTCTCGGCAGCACCTGGCGCCTCGCCCCCGACGGCGCCGCGACCCGCCTGCCGCGGATGAAGGTCGATCCGAAGGCGTCACGCAAGCAGTACGGGTCCATCGAGGCCATGGCCCACATCCCTGGCACCTCCACGGTCCTCGCGGTCGGCAGGCTGAGCGCGCGCAACTGGTCGCGGGCGGTCATCGCCGAACTCAACGCCGACGGAGAGTAGTGAAGGGTAAACTGGCGGTGGTGGTATCGCGGTGATACCGCCTTCGACCTACGATGGGAGGTATGGCTATGACCCTTCGCTTGACCGATGAGCAGACCGCGGCCCTCCGTAAGCGCGCCGAGTTCGAGGGGCGCAGCATGCAGCAGGTGGCTCTGCACGCGATCGACTATTACCTCGAGCACGTCTCCGACGACGAAGTCACCGACGCGCTCGCGGAGAAGGGCGCTCGGCGCTTCGCCGACCTGTTGCGGAGGCTAGGCGAGTGACCCGTTATGTCACTCTCGAGCAGGGGCTGCGCATCGCCCGCACTGCCGTGGGCGGCCCCATCCAGATGCGCGATCTCGGGCTGCTCGAGGCGGCGCTCCTGCGGCCGCAGACGTCCCTGTTCGGCCACGACGCCTATCCCGACGTGTTCGTGAAAGCCGCGGCCTTGCTCCATTCGATCGTCACCAATCACCCTCTCGTTGATGGGAACAAACGGGCAGGGTGGCTGACGACGTATGTCTTTCTCGCCAAGAACGGGATCGAGCTCGATCCGGTCGACGACTCTGCCTACGACCTCGTCATCGCCGTCGCATCCGGCAAGCTCACTGAGGTGGACGAGATCGCGGACGTCCTGCGTACCTTCGCGACGCCATCCTGACCGGCGCGCCCCTCAGCTGCGGGAGCCCTCGTTGCTCGCCTCGTCCAGCGGCGTCAGCGTGTCCGTGGCGGCCTCGTGCTCCATCCCCGTCGCCTGCAGCAGGTCGACGACCACCGAACGCAGCTGCGCGATGATCACGTGCGCCGAGAAGCCGAGCCCTTCGGGCCGTTCGCGGGCCGCGACGGCGAGCAGCGCCTGCCGGGCCAGCGTCGGTTCGCGGCCCGCCCCGAGCTCCAGTTGCAGTAGCAGCGCCGCCTCCGAGACCTCGCGCAGCGCCTCCGCCAGGGCGGGGGGCGGCGGGCTGGCCTCGCCGAGCGCCGCGAGGGTGCGCCTGGCCAGGACCCGCGCGTTCCGCAGTGCCAGGTCCACCGGCACGGCCGCGGTCTCGTAACGTGCCAGGCTGGCCTTGCGGTGCCAGTGCAGCGGCGAGATGAGCGTGATCTCCTTGGCGGTCTCCAGCGCCTGCTCGTACTCGTGGACCGCGTCCTGCGTGGTGCGCGCCTGCTCCAGCGCCTCGGCCGCCAGGTCCACGTCCCGCTTCTCGATCGCCTCCGCGGCCCGTTCCAGCACCGTGGACAGCGCGTCGAGCACCCCCGACAGGTGCTTGGCCGCGATCGTGAACGGGCTGGCGGGCAGCAGGGCCACCGCCAGGATCCCGATGACGCCCCCGGTGAGCGCGTCGACCATCCGGTCCAGGCCCCCGCCCCCGTCGCCGGGCACCAGGGCGGCCACCAGCACGGCCGACGAGCCGGCCTGCGCGACGAACAGCGCCCCGCTGTTCAGCAGCACCGCCACGGTCATCGCCAGCGCCACCACGAGCGCGAGCTGCCATGCGCCCGAGCCGATCCACGACACCAGCAGGTCGCCGATGCCCACCCCGAGGCTGACGCCGATCACCAGTTCGGCCACTCTGCGCAGCCGTTGTCCGAGCCCGACGCCCACGCAGATCAGCACGGAGATCGGGGCGAAGAGGGGGTGTGGGTGGCCGAGCAGTTCGATGGCGATGATCCAGGCCAGCGCGGCTCCGATCGCGCACTGCGCGATGGAGGGTGTCATGAGGCCGAACGTGCCCAGTCGTTCCTTCACATGATCGCTGAGCCTGGTTCGCACCCTTATACCTTGGCGGATCTTTATGACGTTGAGGTCACATTCGCCCTATCTAGGCCCCTTTGGTCGGAGCCGTTCCCGGCGGAGCGGGAGGAGGGCGCGTCTCCTCCTGGTCACGCGGCGCCTGCCCGTCGGCGTCGTGGGTGTGGACGTCGGTTGGCGGCAGGGCCGCCAACGCCTCCTCGCGCTGGGCGCCGCTCGCCTGGAGCAGGTCCACGATGATGGACCGTAGCTGGGCGATCATCACATCCGCCGAGAAGCCCCACCGCTCCGACCTCTGGCGGGAGGCCACCTCCAGGACCGCCTTGGTGACCTTGTCCGGCGGTCGTTCGGCGGCCAGCTCGTCCCGCAGCATGAGACTGGCGTCCGCCAGGTCGCGTAGCGCGCCGGGCAGCCACGGCGGGAGCGGGCTGCCGCCGTCGAGCGCCACGATGGCCCGCCTGGCCAGCACCCTGGTGTTCCTGAGCGCGTGATCGAGCGGCACGGCCGCTTTCTCGTACCCCTCGAGGGTGGGGCGGCGGTGGCGGTGCAGCGGCGAGATGGTGGCGATCTCCTTGCTCGTCTCCAGCGCCTGCAGGAACTCCTCCACCTTCGTCTGGCTGCTCCGCGCCTCCTCCAGCGCCTCGCCGGCCAGGCGCACGTCGCGCTGCTCGATGGCCTCGGCGATCTGCCGCAGCGAGTCGGCCAGTGTGCTGAACATTCCTTTGGCGTACCGCTGGGCGAGCGCGGACGGGCTGGCGGGCAGCAGGGCCACCGCCGCGAGCCCCACGAGGCCGCCGACCAGCGCGTCGACCATCCTGGCGAACCCGCCGGCGCCGCTCGGCGGCAGGAGGGTCGCGACGAGCACGGCCGAGGAGCCCGCCTGCAGCACGATCACCGAGCCGCGGTCCAGCAGCACCGCCGTGGCCATCGCGATCGCCACCACCAGTGCGATCTGCCACGCGCCCGAGCCGATCCACGACACCAGCAGGTCCCCGACGCCGATGCCGACGCTGACCCCCGCGACCAGCTCCACCACCCGCCGCAGCCGCTGCCCCAGCCCCACGCCGATGCAGACCACGACCGCGATGGGCGCGAAGAACGGGCGGCTGTGGCCGAGGAGGTCCTTGGCCACGAGCCAGGCGATCGCGGCGCCGACGGCGCACTGGCCGATGGAGGGGGCCATCAGCCTCAGCCTCTTCAGGCGCTGGTGTACGTGCATGTCAAACACGCCACTACCCTGGCCCGGAAACGTGACACCAAGGTTACGGCCCGATGAGGTCGGGCGGCTCAGCCGTTCAGGAAGGCGTCCACGGCCTCCAGGAACGGCCCCCGGGCGGTCACGTGGATGAGGTGGCCGACCTCGATCGTGACCAGCCGCGCCCCCGGGATCCGCTCGGCCACCGCCTCGGTGCCGACGTGGCTCAGCTCCCCGCCCGACAGCACCAGCGTGGGCGCGGTGATCTCCGCGAGCCTTTCCAGCACGGCGGGGTCGGGGTCGGTCAGCTGCCGCTCGGTCTGGTGCATCATGCGCCAGTCGAACGCGGCGGAGTCGTCCTCCACGATCGGCGGGCGGTTCCCGAACGGGAGCGGCGGCGGCGCGTCCTCGAGCACCAGCCGCTCGACGCGCGCCGGGTGGTCCATCGCCATCCGGTACGCCACCACGCCGCCCAGCGAGTGCCCGATCACCGTGGCCCGCCCGATGCCCAGCTGGTCGAGGAGCGCGACGACGTCCGCCGCCATCTCGGCCAGCTCGTACGAACCGGGATGGTCGCTCCCCCCGTGCCCGCGCAGGTCGAGGGCGAGCACGCGGTAGCGGGCCGCGAAGTGCTGGGTGATGCCGTTCCAGTCGTTGTGATCGGCGGTCCGGCCGTGGATCAGGACGAGTGGGGGAGAGGCGAGGTCGCCTTCCTCGCGATATACGAGCTTGATCCCGTTGACGTGTGCTTCGCGAATCACAACGAGGACCATACCGGCCGCCCCGCGGTGGCGCTGAGCGCACCTTGACATCGTCGGCGGCGTTCGTGGGCAGACATTGACATG
This window contains:
- a CDS encoding alpha/beta hydrolase, with the protein product MITRVVLALALTVPPVMTPSAAGASACPVAVPARTACGFLEVPERRDAPGRTIKVGYAVHTSTARNRRPDPVVYMSGGPASASMQLTGFLSQMFPDRDVVAVEQRGSKYSQPVLGCPETAEALLGQLRRPPADVAAAAGQCRARLQEQGIDLRGYNTKEIAADVVALRQKLGYESWNLFGVSYSTRVMVDVAAADPRGVRSVVLDSYLPESVNWYDDAAGNLADTAARLGMKDAFDAATARLNAAPAQVTTNDPILGRAFQARISGDDLATIMAEALHEADVAAVAPAMVGALAEGHDELLRPLADAVGGGLVSHEFGLYHAVQCQDEVPFNTYTPKSRLFTVNADKAVCDAWQLPKAQPVNATTKAPVYVVGGQYDPTTPTRTSKPAAEALPGARFEEFPGAAHAVFLTSACARRKILEFMNDPAQHTASPCRDDDVADAAVRPGDLHVTAAPYRISNSPWLAAPFALFAIVSLIQLVANALKGRALGAFGGLSGVAFAGLVGQSVYALAGRNETALAVGVPGTVVTCTWIAAASVVLTAAALLRHRRWPQIAAAVIGAGFLVWWFTWFL
- a CDS encoding FUSC family protein; translation: MAPSIGQCAVGAAIAWLVAKDLLGHSRPFFAPIAVVVCIGVGLGQRLRRVVELVAGVSVGIGVGDLLVSWIGSGAWQIALVVAIAMATAVLLDRGSVIVLQAGSSAVLVATLLPPSGAGGFARMVDALVGGLVGLAAVALLPASPSALAQRYAKGMFSTLADSLRQIAEAIEQRDVRLAGEALEEARSSQTKVEEFLQALETSKEIATISPLHRHRRPTLEGYEKAAVPLDHALRNTRVLARRAIVALDGGSPLPPWLPGALRDLADASLMLRDELAAERPPDKVTKAVLEVASRQRSERWGFSADVMIAQLRSIIVDLLQASGAQREEALAALPPTDVHTHDADGQAPRDQEETRPPPAPPGTAPTKGA
- a CDS encoding alpha/beta fold hydrolase: MIREAHVNGIKLVYREEGDLASPPLVLIHGRTADHNDWNGITQHFAARYRVLALDLRGHGGSDHPGSYELAEMAADVVALLDQLGIGRATVIGHSLGGVVAYRMAMDHPARVERLVLEDAPPPLPFGNRPPIVEDDSAAFDWRMMHQTERQLTDPDPAVLERLAEITAPTLVLSGGELSHVGTEAVAERIPGARLVTIEVGHLIHVTARGPFLEAVDAFLNG
- a CDS encoding CopG family transcriptional regulator, which encodes MTLRLTDEQTAALRKRAEFEGRSMQQVALHAIDYYLEHVSDDEVTDALAEKGARRFADLLRRLGE
- a CDS encoding type II toxin-antitoxin system death-on-curing family toxin produces the protein MTRYVTLEQGLRIARTAVGGPIQMRDLGLLEAALLRPQTSLFGHDAYPDVFVKAAALLHSIVTNHPLVDGNKRAGWLTTYVFLAKNGIELDPVDDSAYDLVIAVASGKLTEVDEIADVLRTFATPS
- a CDS encoding FUSC family protein, whose amino-acid sequence is MRTRLSDHVKERLGTFGLMTPSIAQCAIGAALAWIIAIELLGHPHPLFAPISVLICVGVGLGQRLRRVAELVIGVSLGVGIGDLLVSWIGSGAWQLALVVALAMTVAVLLNSGALFVAQAGSSAVLVAALVPGDGGGGLDRMVDALTGGVIGILAVALLPASPFTIAAKHLSGVLDALSTVLERAAEAIEKRDVDLAAEALEQARTTQDAVHEYEQALETAKEITLISPLHWHRKASLARYETAAVPVDLALRNARVLARRTLAALGEASPPPPALAEALREVSEAALLLQLELGAGREPTLARQALLAVAARERPEGLGFSAHVIIAQLRSVVVDLLQATGMEHEAATDTLTPLDEASNEGSRS
- a CDS encoding pyridoxal phosphate-dependent aminotransferase; amino-acid sequence: MTGPLVARMRAFGTTIFAEMSALALETGSINLGQGFPDTDGPAAMLDRAVQAINSGANQYPPGPGTPELRRAVSEHRAAHYGLSYDPAGEILITVGATEAIAAAVLALCEPGDEVIAFEPYYDSYAASIALAQARLVAVTMRPVEGRFTFDPDELRAAVTPRTRAILVNSPHNPTGTVFTRAELEVIATLCQERDLVAVTDEVYEHLTFDGVEHIPLATLPGMRERTVMISSAGKTFSVTGWKTGWVCAPPALVTAVQTVKQFLTFTASAPWQLAVAYGLRNELEWVTALRAGLQDKRDRLMEGLAAAGFSVLRPSGTYFVQTDIRPLGFSDGLELTRRLPELAGVVAIPTQVFYDHAERGRHFVRFAFCKKDEVIDEAVTRLKHLSA